From the Caballeronia sp. LZ062 genome, one window contains:
- a CDS encoding peptide transporter codes for MQFSINKFEYLCYRREKEAAGRELLKLLARIDQNYGLLMDVDSWAQSGEASNIMDDHLLTRITSAITALMSDPEFRLSEDGIRQTQLFQRWLAGLFAASPFRNADHILRSLGLDQEARYSVQLRAGDMRKFQLFYTPESEVRLDWDVLWNHDKVATASLATTIMSSRFLGTPAAHQKREMLLRWLPDKLDQIESIDALPFGVLHDMYMHCSYADLPAKHDIKKPINALIRRKLASLGIHDVQRRAQPPKKGEKPVLLVVLEWFSKNHSIYRTHSQTMVAMRDKFHLIGMGYEGRVDEAGREVFDEFIALDGATLWDHVRQVRDVSEARAAQALYMPSVGMFPITMALACLRVAPLQMMALGHPATTHGHAMDYVVVEEDYVGDEACFSETLLKLPSDGMPYRPPAAMLELDLKKRKRLKADPVKIAVAGTTIKLNPGFLQTCADIAQQAPVPVEFHFLVGQATGLTFPQVRNLVRRLMGDKAVVHKHQDYANYMNVIAGCDMFLNPFPFGNTNGIVDTVWAGLVGVCKTGREVHEHIDEGMFRRLGFPEWTIAKTNDEYNAAALRLIENETERRDLARTLAGRKAIEKLIFKGRPEILGERIQALLKDLCAADAATTTGAAVTAI; via the coding sequence ATGCAGTTCAGCATCAACAAGTTCGAATATCTTTGCTATCGACGCGAAAAGGAAGCTGCGGGCCGCGAGCTGTTGAAGCTGCTCGCGAGAATCGACCAGAACTACGGCCTCTTGATGGATGTCGACAGCTGGGCGCAATCCGGCGAAGCGTCGAACATCATGGATGACCATTTGCTCACGCGCATCACGTCGGCCATCACCGCGCTGATGAGCGACCCGGAGTTCCGTCTGTCGGAAGACGGCATCCGCCAGACGCAGCTCTTCCAACGCTGGCTTGCCGGCCTGTTCGCGGCGAGCCCCTTCCGCAACGCCGATCACATTCTGCGTTCCCTGGGACTCGATCAGGAAGCGCGCTACTCCGTGCAACTGCGTGCTGGCGACATGCGCAAGTTCCAGTTGTTCTACACGCCCGAGTCCGAGGTGCGGCTCGATTGGGATGTGCTCTGGAACCACGACAAGGTCGCGACCGCGAGTCTCGCGACGACCATCATGTCGTCGCGCTTTCTCGGCACGCCGGCCGCGCACCAGAAGCGTGAAATGTTGCTGCGCTGGTTGCCGGACAAGCTGGACCAGATCGAGAGCATCGACGCGCTGCCGTTCGGCGTGCTGCACGACATGTACATGCATTGCAGCTATGCGGACCTGCCGGCGAAGCACGACATCAAGAAGCCGATCAACGCGCTGATTCGCCGCAAGCTCGCGAGCCTCGGCATCCATGACGTGCAACGCCGTGCGCAACCGCCGAAGAAGGGCGAAAAGCCCGTGCTGCTCGTCGTGCTCGAATGGTTCTCGAAGAATCACTCGATCTATCGCACGCATTCGCAGACCATGGTCGCGATGCGCGACAAGTTCCATCTGATCGGCATGGGTTACGAAGGCCGGGTCGATGAAGCGGGCCGCGAGGTGTTCGACGAATTCATCGCGCTCGACGGCGCGACCCTGTGGGACCACGTGCGCCAGGTGCGCGACGTGAGCGAAGCGCGTGCCGCTCAGGCGCTGTATATGCCAAGCGTCGGCATGTTCCCAATCACGATGGCGCTCGCCTGCCTGCGCGTCGCGCCGTTGCAGATGATGGCGCTCGGGCATCCCGCCACCACGCACGGCCACGCGATGGACTACGTGGTCGTCGAGGAAGACTATGTGGGCGACGAAGCGTGCTTCAGCGAGACACTGCTGAAGCTGCCATCGGACGGCATGCCGTATCGTCCGCCCGCAGCGATGCTCGAGCTCGACCTGAAAAAGCGCAAGCGCTTGAAGGCCGATCCGGTGAAGATCGCCGTCGCGGGCACGACCATCAAGCTGAATCCGGGTTTCCTGCAGACGTGCGCGGACATCGCCCAGCAAGCGCCGGTGCCCGTCGAGTTTCACTTTCTCGTCGGACAGGCGACGGGCCTCACGTTCCCTCAAGTGCGCAACCTCGTGCGCCGTCTGATGGGCGACAAGGCCGTCGTCCACAAGCATCAGGACTATGCGAACTACATGAACGTAATTGCCGGTTGCGACATGTTCCTGAACCCGTTCCCGTTCGGTAACACGAACGGCATCGTGGATACCGTGTGGGCGGGCCTCGTCGGCGTATGCAAGACCGGGCGCGAAGTGCACGAGCATATCGACGAGGGCATGTTCCGCCGCCTCGGTTTCCCGGAATGGACCATCGCGAAAACGAACGACGAGTACAATGCGGCGGCGCTGCGTCTCATCGAGAACGAAACGGAGCGGCGCGATCTGGCGCGCACGCTGGCAGGCAGGAAGGCCATCGAGAAGCTGATTTTCAAGGGCCGGCCCGAGATTCTCGGCGAGCGCATTCAGGCCCTGTTGAAGGACTTGTGCGCCGCTGATGCAGCCACCACGACGGGTGCGGCTGTCACGGCAATCTGA